cataaaaacaggacaaaaatataacaataaaaagattataaaaaaatttaaataatttttttaattctttaaggggccggcccaaaagcctgtgggccggcccatgacaGCCCATGAAAAAATCTGACCCGATAAGGCCCGGCCCGATAAGGTATAACCCCCTTTTATGAAGCCCGACCCGTGTAAAAGGATAGGGCTAATGGACCGGCCCGATAGCCCGACCCTTTTTGACAGATCTAATTCCACTTATCCAAAAAATAGTACTATTTGTATAtttctttcaacaaaaataataattaaaatcttCTTATCTTGTAGAGCATGATTATGTGTTGAAAACTTCGGTGTCTATCTACACTATAGACACTCGtgaatttactttttttcttcttcataatattTGCCGTTGTGCTTGAGTCACATAAAATTATTACGCATAAAATAGGGTGCAAACAGTGCTCACATTCTAGAATACGAGGAGGTTATTTTGGTAATTCAGTTAGCGCGTGAGAATTTCTAGGGTGCACAAAAAGTAAATCTCTTGAATGAATTTGAAAGTGTATTTTATTTAGACTTTGTAAAGTGGGAAGTGGAAACCCGGCTGGTCCATTCTCTGGCTCATTTAGCCTTAGTTTTGAACCACTCAAAAACCTAACATGGTTGAAAACGGGAAGAGGACAAGGAACCAAATGCAGTGGCgcttataaattaacattggccgtttaatttttttttaaaaaaaaacaaagtgacacaACTTTGATGAAGCTAACTGGACTGGAATCTAAGAGTATTTTACCAACTAATAAAAGCAAAATTGAAATTGTTCATAATATAACACAAGACTTGCGGGTTATACATTTGTCCAGCTTCTTTTGGCAGTTTGGTAACAGTATTATTGCATCAAATAGCTCACagtgaaaaacaaaacaaacataaaatgcAGGCATTAGTCTTTTTTGCAAGCCAATACACAATTAACTGCTAAACAAAAACATAGGAGCGGTTATAACATACTGTACAGAGAACAAACTGCTTCACGGATGATAGATGCATTTCAAAGTACTTTTCATTTCTTTGCTAGCAGTTTCTTCGGAAGTTTATCCAGGGGAGtcgattttaaaagaaaaagccTTGCAGCACGCTCCTGCAAAGTACCTCCACATTTTAACCCACGTGATTGGAGTTCAGTCTTCAAATTTTCCAAGCCAAGAACCTATGAAGATACATATCCATGGAAAGTACATCAAACTTCAGAGCCTAACAAATAGTACTTGACTAGTGGATCTAGTCTATAAATGACATTGACATGACTTATATTTTATCCTATCATGCGTGTCTAAAACTACAAGTTCATCATATAAGTTCTACTcaatatgttaaaaaatatatatatcattggatttctttaaaaataaatagtttgcTAAAATTTTACTTAAAAGTTACTGTTTGTATCAACTAACTGAAGCACATAAACATATCAAAGTGCAGAACAACACAGAAGTCATCATTATGTTTTAAAAACATACCTCAAGTTCTGCAGCTGaattaaaatcatcaaaattcagAGGCTCCTCCTTTGCAGGAACAGTAGTGTTTGGCAAGCTTACTTCCATGACAGCCGTTTTATCCTCAAGAGAACCATCAACTTCCATGTCATTTGGCAGAATTTCAGAGCTCACAATATTTGAGTCTTGAGTTACAGTGCCATGAACCTTGTAATCCTGACAGCCATTATCTTGAGCACTAATTCCAGACTCCAATGCCTCTGAACAAGGCACCGCATTAGCCTCCATCACATCATCATTTACCATGGGTTCGGCAGCAACACTCAGATTTTCCTTAATAGTTTCACTACTCTGGGATCCTCCAACAGTTTCAACTTTGCCTTCTTCAACGGTTTCCTTCTCTTCTTCAGATCCACTCTCACATGAGCCGACCCCAGAAGATTCTCCATCCCGCTTTAGACCATTCACAGAATCAGAACTATCTTCCGCCTTATTTAACCCAGACTCATTCTGACTATTTAACAAAACAGATTTCTCGGTTTCCCCCTCATCATTATCAACATCTTCATCAGAATCATCACTATCACTTTCATTCAATGTCCTCTTCCCCATCCTAGAAAATCCAAATACCAACACAGCACAAATATAAATACCAATCCAtaataaaaaaaccaacaattgactcaaacaaacaaacaagcaCATCCAAATTTCACATTAAACCTATGTTTGGTTCCACACTCATGCCCCTAGACCCACACTTTTAGGATATTATTACTTTACAAAAAGGATATTATGTGGAACCTATTTCATACTAAACCTATTTTTGAATCCATATTTGTGCCCCTAGAATCATCACATTTGGGTTAGTCAAACGTGATTAGTCCCAAAATCAACCTGACCTTAAAGCTAATATTTCTTACTTCTACGGTAACGGAATCAATTCTCAAATTTATTgacatatatatacacacaaaacAATTCATACCGAAACTATCCAAACATAAActgataaaaataactttttccatgaatatatccaaacataaacgaTCAACTCACTttcaatcaaaatcaattttatataataaatgtgTATAAACGCAAAACCAAACACATGCTAAATCATTTTATTAATCATCGCCTTCATAATAAATTGAAACCATAGCTTACCATATCTTCAATTTCTTGGGATCACTAGGAAGAGAAGCTTCCGATGTAGGCGAAGATTTCCGCTTGAGAGAATCCTGAACAGACAAAGCAACCTCCGCAACACAACGTTCAGATTGTTCCCTATATTTAGCTACATACTTCTGAGCTTCACCATCACCATTCTTACCCTTACCCTTATTCTTCTTCATCTGTTTCTTCAGAAACTCCTCAGCAACCTTCTCAAGCTTTCTATCTTCTTCACCAGCTCTCCATTCCTCCAATCTCTTCTCAGCATTCACATGTCTCAACCTTCTTCCACTCATATCCCTACACGCATCGAAATTGTTCGTCTTTTTCTGCCCCGCCTTCGTCGCCGCTCCACGAAGCAACGATCCGAATCCTCCTTTCCCACCTTTCAGACGAAGAAGAAGACGCACAGATGGGAACATGTTCCCTCCTTCCGGCGAACAACATATTGCCGATTTGTCGTCGTTGAGGTGGCGGCAACCGGTGACGAGGCGTTGGTGTTGGATTGGGATTCCGGTGAGTTGGAAAAGACGATCCTTGATCGAATTTGCGTAAAGGATCGGAGAAGGGAATAATAGGGTTAGGGTTTTACCGTCTAAGTGCTTCACGAAGAGATTGTACATCGTCTGGCTCTTTTCTTGTTCCATTGTCGAATTTGGGGAAATTTTGGGAAATTAGGGTTTCGGGTAAATTCGAGTTTTGGAATAGGGAGAGAAAGATGTGTAGGACGCTGTATGAAATATTATCTCGCTTcatgtatttataatttttggacttaaaaaaaataagggtattggctatccaaaaaaataaaaaattacctaACTATTGCTTCCGgtgaaaaaattaaagaaattaaaactttaaaagagataaattttatattaaaatgaacagttttatattttaaaaagataaatttctaagaccattttatatattaagttttttaaggTATCAGTtagtattttctaaaaaaataaaataggatttaatgtgtttttttatttttatgtaagaAATTTTCGATCATTTGTTGTTAACGAGGTCTTCGTGCggcaaaaaattgaaaaattgaattaatgTCTTTGTGAAATATGAGTTAATTTTAAGGTAATTTGATTGAATTTTGGGTAGAATTTTAAGGACATtctacttattcattttaagggTAAAATTTTTAGCTactaaattacttaaaaaacattatatttaccatgaaaacattaaaatatCAGTTCGGTCTCTGATTCGCCCACTAGTGATTCTTATATCTCTTGATCTCTTTTAAACTcttaattcatatatatagaaaatgtAATGAATTTTTACATTAAAATGTTACTTATATCATAATCATTTTTTCAGTCACATACATAATAATAGTAGACGTAGTGATGTTATGACAATGTATaatattttacactaaaaatGTATTCGTGAGCGTAACTTAGTTATAGgaacattgcatgtaatatgcatCATGCAGGTTAGTTATATGGAAATTTCTATATTTAGCTTgtgttcaaaattttgaatttaataatataaaatatttaatgcatAATAATTGAATTTACCAATATGATGCGACAGCTCACTTGTGAAGGTCATGGATATGGATTCAGTGAATTCACACATATACTGACTGCAGTGCAGTCGGCCACATATAaaccgtccgatcaagatcggactgtccgatcaagatcggacggttcagattttaaaatcagattttataattaaaatctgaCCTTAAAATCTAagccgtctgatcttgatcagacggtcGAAATCtactgactgcatgcagtcgaCTTCACAGAATCCAAATCCGAAGGTCATGGAGAGACTATGCTTTGGTTCATTCCAcaatttccataaaaattaCTGTACATGAATTCCAACCACTAGGTTGTACAACGTTGGTCATGTTGGAAATTAATGCACCGAGCTAGCTAGGTATGTTTTATTCTTCAAACAAAATGACTATATTTGACCAACTACATCACAAACAAAATCTACAGAGTTACATGTACAAAATTCACCGAGCTAGGCCTAGTGTTTCTTAGTAGTGAAATCAGGCTCAGCTGGTTTTGGTGGCAAAAGAGGTAACAATCTCTGCGGCATTCGGTTGTGTCTGTTATTTTCTCTCAAGTTTCGTAATGCATTTGCAGCAAACCTTGATGCATATATGGTTGCACCAAGGCTTATAGTTGACCCTTCCTCGTTGGCTAGAACATCTTGTAGCTTGTCTTCGGCTTCACGTAATGTCCTCTCAATCTTCTTTTTCCAGTATCGACGCCAAGCTGCTTGTATGAAACATACAGCCCATGTCTTCCATTGCGGCGAATATAACctgcaaaaaaacatatatatattgttgagcaagtttaacaaaattctttttacttCACTAATCCataaataatgatgcatcatcaaaattaagaaaaaagacGATATCAAGTCATACCTGAAAGTGTGTTGAAGTTGTTTGCTATTGATAAGACGTCGAAATTGGGAAGCAACAAACTTCAAATCATCAGCCATGAGTGCAAATGCTTCAACTTCTGATATAGTTTCTACTGTTCTAGTTGAAGTTGGTAGATTTGAGGAAGAGTTTGGATCCAAAGCCCATGTTAAAAGTTCTTCTCCACAAAAATCACCAGGCATTAGAAATAATGAGTTGAAGAAACCAGTTCTTCCACCATTTGTTGTCATGGTAGCGACTTTTCCACGCATAATGAAAATCATTTCATCAACCGGATCTTCTTCACGGACAATGCAACTCTTCTCTGTATACAGAACTGGTTTCAATCTATCACACATTGCATCCAACAATTGCTCGTCCATTTTCTCAAACATTGGCACCTAATGAAAAATTAAGAACATGAAATGTTCATTAAACACGTTCATTTTCTCAAAAAGTGTTTACATGGTGAAATGATTATAGACGATACTCACTTTTTTAACTAAAGCTAAGCAAAGATGACGCTTTATGTCTCTTCTAAGATCTTTAGGGAGGTTGCGAATTAAAGTCTCTTCTTCAACACCTCTATTTT
This genomic interval from Trifolium pratense cultivar HEN17-A07 linkage group LG6, ARS_RC_1.1, whole genome shotgun sequence contains the following:
- the LOC123889578 gene encoding replication stress response regulator SDE2, producing the protein MEQEKSQTMYNLFVKHLDGKTLTLLFPSPILYANSIKDRLFQLTGIPIQHQRLVTGCRHLNDDKSAICCSPEGGNMFPSVRLLLRLKGGKGGFGSLLRGAATKAGQKKTNNFDACRDMSGRRLRHVNAEKRLEEWRAGEEDRKLEKVAEEFLKKQMKKNKGKGKNGDGEAQKYVAKYREQSERCVAEVALSVQDSLKRKSSPTSEASLPSDPKKLKIWMGKRTLNESDSDDSDEDVDNDEGETEKSVLLNSQNESGLNKAEDSSDSVNGLKRDGESSGVGSCESGSEEEKETVEEGKVETVGGSQSSETIKENLSVAAEPMVNDDVMEANAVPCSEALESGISAQDNGCQDYKVHGTVTQDSNIVSSEILPNDMEVDGSLEDKTAVMEVSLPNTTVPAKEEPLNFDDFNSAAELEVLGLENLKTELQSRGLKCGGTLQERAARLFLLKSTPLDKLPKKLLAKK